The following are encoded together in the Salvia hispanica cultivar TCC Black 2014 chromosome 6, UniMelb_Shisp_WGS_1.0, whole genome shotgun sequence genome:
- the LOC125193784 gene encoding tubby-like F-box protein 8 — MSFRSIARDIRDSFGSLSRRSFDVRLSGHHRGKSHGSLHDLDDQPMVVQNCPWANLPPELLYDVIRRLEESESTWPGRKHVVACAAVCRSWRSMCKEIVQIPELSGKLTFPVSLKQPGSRDGPIQCFIKRDKSNLTYHLFLCLSPALLVENGKFLLSAKRTRRTTCTEYVISMDADIISRSSSTYIGKVRSNFLGTKFIIFDTQPPHNCSHIAPPGRTSRRFYSKKVSPKVPTGSYSISQISYELNVLGTRGPRRMNCIMHSIPASSIEPGGVVPGHPELLSRPLGDSFGSISFSKALDISTEFSSARFSDIAGISNSDDDSKPRPLVLKNKSPRWHEQLRCWCLNFRGRVTVASVKNFQLVAATQALPSAPATSRPAQSDQDKIILQFGKVGKDLFTMDYRYPLSAFQAFAICLSSFDTKLACE, encoded by the exons ATGTCATTCCGAAGTATAGCACGTGATATAAGAGACAGTTTTGGGAGTTTATCACGGAGGAGTTTTGATGTGAGGCTTTCTGGTCATCATAGAGGTAAATCACATGGTTCTTTGCATGACTTGGATGACCAGCCTATGGTAGTTCAGAATTGTCCTTGGGCTAATCTTCCTCCCGAGCTACTCTACGATGTGATTAGAAGGTTGGAGGAGAGCGAGAGTACCTGGCCTGGCCGAAAACATGTGGTTGCATGCGCCGCTGTTTGCCGATCATGGAGGAGCATGTGCAAGGAAATTGTTCAAATTCCCGAGTTGTCTGGGAAGCTTACTTTCCCAGTTTCACTAAAGCAG CCAGGGTCTCGGGATGGACCCATCCAATGCTTTATCAAGAGGGACAAATCTAATTTAACTTACCACCTGTTTTTATGCCTTAGCCCTG CTTTGCTAGTTGAGAATGGGAAGTTCCTTCTCTCTGCAAAACGAACTCGTAGGACTACTTGCACTGAGTATGTTATCTCAATGGATGCAGACATCATCTCAAGATCGAGTAGCACATATATTGGAAAAGTCAG ATCAAATTTTCTTGGGACCAAGTTCATAATATTCGACACACAACCTCCACATAATTGCTCGCACATAGCACCACCGGGGAGAACCAGCCGCAGGTTCTACTCCAAGAAAGTTTCTCCGAAAGTGCCAACTGGGAGCTACAGCATATCCCAAATTTCATATGAACTAAACGTGCTCGGGACACGGGGTCCACGGAGGATGAACTGCATTATGCACTCAATACCCGCCTCATCCATAGAACCTGGTGGGGTGGTGCCCGGGCATCCAGAACTTCTTTCGAGGCCTCTAGGAGACTCATTTGGCAGCATTTCTTTCTCCAAGGCTCTTGACATTTCGACTGAATTTAGTAGCGCAAGATTTTCTGACATTGCTGGGATATCGAATTCAGACGATGACAGCAAACCGAGGCCCTTGGTTCTAAAGAACAAGTCTCCGAGGTGGCACGAACAGCTACGGTGCTGGTGCCTGAATTTCCGGGGGAGGGTGACTGTTGCGTCCGTGAAGAATTTTCAGCTGGTTGCGGCCACACAAGCGTTGCCTAGCGCTCCAGCTACTTCTCGGCCAGCGCAATCGGACCAGGATAAAATCATTCTTCAGTTTGGGAAGGTTGGGAAAGATTTATTCACCATGGACTATAGGTACCCACTCTCTGCCTTCCAGGCATTTGCTATTTGCTTGAGCAGCTTTGATACCAAATTGGCTTGTGAATAG